GCAAACCCGGTTCCACGAACTCCAATCTTAACTGTTTGACTTCTTTCTGTAACTCTGGAGGACACTCCTTGATCATTGCATTATTGCAATGTCCTTTTCTGCTCAAAGCATCAGCAACTACATTTGCCTTTCCGGGATGATATTGGATATCAACATCATAGTCCTTTATCAGCTCTAACCATCGGCGTTGCCATAAGTTCAGGTCCGGTTGAGTGAATATGTACTTTAAACTTTTGTGATCAGCGTAAAGCTCACACTTGTTACCCAAAAGATAATGTCTCCAAATCTTCAAGGCATGAATCACAGCTGCTAACTCAAGATCATGGGTTGGGTAATTCTCTTCATGTGGACGAAGTTGTCTCGATGCGTAGGCAACAACTCTACCATCTTGCATCAAAACACATCCAAACCCTTGTCGAGAGGCATCACAATACACCTGAAAATCCTTTCGGCTATCAGGTAAGACAAGTACTAGTGCTGTGGTTAGCTTGATCTTCAGTTCTTGAAAACTCTTCTCACATTTGTCTGACCACTCAAATGATTTATCCTTCTTAAACAACTGAGTTAGTGGTCTAGCTATCTTCGAGAAACCTTCAATAAAACGACGATAATATCCTGCCAAACCCAAGAAGCTTCTTATCTCTGCTACTGACTCAGGCTGTTTCCATTCTGACACGGCCCTAACCTTCTCGGGATCCACCTTAACACCTTCAGCTGAAATAATGTGACCCAAGAATGCAACTTCTTTCATCCAAAACTCACACTTTgagaacttggcatacaacttcTTCTCTCTTAACCTTTCCAATACCAACCTTAAATGTTCAGCATACTCTTCTTCATTCTtcgagtagataagaatgtcatcaacaaATACAACGACAAACTTATCAAGATAGTCCATTAAAGTATGATTCATCAAACTCATGAACACTGATGGGGCATTGGTAACTCCAAATGGCATAACAGTGAACTGATACAACCCATACCTGGTTGTAAATGCAGTCTTCAGTCTATCCTCCTTACGaaccttcaactgatcaaacctTTCCAATACCAAAAAACGCGGCCCGTCGCCCACCGGCTGGGGGGAGGGCGAACGCGCTCGAAGGCGGTGGTGCCCAAGCCGGCCGTTTCCCGTCGGCGCGGAggtccggcgacggtggcggcgcacgcgcggcggagccggtgcggccggaggaggagagtggaggcggcagcgcgcgcGCATGGGCAGAAGCccacacggcggcggcgatgaccgtGCGCGCGCACGCGTGGGGCGAAGCCTgcacggcggcaacggcgaccacgcgcacgcacgcacgggaCGAAGgccgcacggcggcggtggcggcggtctATTTCCCccggaggcagcagcagcaacggtGGCGGCACCGTGCAGTGACCAAGGTCCacacgacggtgacgacgatTACTACTTCCACTCCGGTAAATTCTTCGATTCAATACATTCAATCGAATCGAATTGATTTTAGTGAAtgaattttggggtttttgaTCTAGGGTTTAGTTGATTTCTCGGATTGGAATTCGAATCAATTACACTGTATGTTAAACAACCGGTGTCATAAATTCAAACCCTAATCCGATTGCAACAATCAATTAGGCCGAAAATTGATTAGATAGGACCAAGTACGAGTAGgaaagctctgataccacaatgttagataattcaattcaatcataaacaatagattacaAATTGAAATCCTAATCAATACAagatcaccgattaattcaaatgcggaaaactaaataaacctgcagatgaagccatctgttcccttcttttctttccttcaattccgtcttctttccttcaacTTCGGCGAGATTAGATCGCTGATGAttctccgaccttcgggtctccaacggcactaccctggaatcgccgcacgaaacccttccagcgcgtctctgatcgggagagattgatttcgaatttctggttgcGAGAATAAacgacacgagcgtccccgtagacttctcttcttttatatagcactggtgggcctcggaagcttttcctaatccgattctgacccgtaaccaccgatcgcagttatGGCCCATGAGGGTtacaaattttagagttagagatagattacgaataggattacggtggttatatccttttctaaatatcggctaaccgataaatcaaccaacaatgATGACAccttcagaattcagataCATTGCTCTGTGAATTTCGGTGTCAGGTTCAGAGGGAGTGTTTTACAGTGGGCTCGCATGCATTGCGAGCCCAGGTAGCTCACAAAAAGCCCATTAGATCTACAGGGCCCTGCTCTAGACATCATGGTGGCATTTCTCATGCACTTTGTCAAATAATGTCATGGTAGCAGCAATATTTCCAGCTGTTTTTATATCAATTCACACTCAGCATACACCAGTTCATGAATCACCAGGGTAAAATTTGGCAACAATAGTGCCAGAACAGCATGCCAAAGGTGTGTTTTTAAACAGAAACAGGATACTTTTACCCGGAGGATGTACAATCTGCACATAGCCAAAACTAGTCTGAACTCTGAGCAGTTCACATAGGCAGAACGGATATACAGCCTCTGATGATAAAAATCATGGAGTATTTGCCGTGACaatctgaactctgaacttcTGCTCTCCTGACAGGCTGACAACATTGCCTGTTCGTTACTGGCTTGCCTCAGGCGCCGTCGGCAAGCGCCACAATTTTCTTCTCGAGCTCAGGCCTGTTGGCGCCGACGAGCTTGTCCACCTGCTCCCCGTTcttgaggaagaagaaagtcGGGGTCGCTCGGATGTCCCATGACGAGCTGAAGTCCTGCAGAAAATTGGTAGAGAACCAGATGAGACTGAGAAGGGACATATATAGAGTAAAAGAAACATTGGATTACCATTAGCTCGTCAACATCTATGGTCAAGAACATGAACTGGGGGTATGTCTGTGACATCTCAGCATAAACAGGTGCAATGACACGGCATGGTCCACACCAGGAAGCACTGAAATTTGCAATCACCTACAAATGGTCCACCAATTCTTTATTTATAGATCATAATCTTATGGGTGCACAAATATCACAGGTTCACATTTCATTATGAAAAAAGACATGCGGACACATATTTCTGTAGTAGATAACAAATACACCTGGGGTTACAATTGCGTGCAGCATTGAGTGTGTCCATTTAAGCAGAAATTTGAATACTCACAAATAAGACCTACAGACACTGCAGCTTAAAGGGAGGATGAAGTGTGCAGTTTCAAGTGTACAGATAAGCACAGATACCAATTTAGCACTAACCAGTTTGGTAAATTCATAAAAGGCAGGTCAATACTACTAAACATGTCAAACCATGTTATAGAAGACCAGGGATCTTCTTTTGGGGGGTAGGTTCAAGACTCAGAAAAAACTGGCAATATGGTACTTTCAGTGCAAACTATGTTACAGTGCATGCAAGGAAACAAAGCATGCATACCTACAGGAAGCGTTAGTTGTCAAATTTTCACTCTTTAGCAATGACAATGATTTCCCGTTTTACCACTTTCCAGTTATCAAATTTGAGCATCATGTATTTCAAAACACACTAATCTGATGCTAATCCCTGTTCATATCATATATCAAAGGACttgtttccctttttttttcaaataaatagCTATGCTGCCTTCCAAAAACCAGCATAttttgatacacaattt
This is a stretch of genomic DNA from Oryza brachyantha chromosome 1, ObraRS2, whole genome shotgun sequence. It encodes these proteins:
- the LOC102705197 gene encoding thioredoxin H4-1, translated to MGCCMGKERSDEEQKIDFKGGNVHVITNKENWDQKIAEANKDGKMVIANFSASWCGPCRVIAPVYAEMSQTYPQFMFLTIDVDELMDFSSSWDIRATPTFFFLKNGEQVDKLVGANRPELEKKIVALADGA